One stretch of Amycolatopsis sp. NBC_00345 DNA includes these proteins:
- a CDS encoding multifunctional oxoglutarate decarboxylase/oxoglutarate dehydrogenase thiamine pyrophosphate-binding subunit/dihydrolipoyllysine-residue succinyltransferase subunit: MSSSSPASQFGPNEWLVEEMYDQFLADPSSVDAAWHDFFADFKPTQTAQAKADTARQTAETQTPSSGNGHVSAPSAKAVQNAASAAQQTATPAKAAPAPAKSAAPSAPAKPAPRPAAKEATPVAKDAKEEPESKQLRGAAAAIAKNMDASLSVPTATSVRAVPAKLMADNRIVINNHLKRTRGGKISFTHLIGYAMVRALKDYPNMNRHYQVIDGKPFSITPEHVNFGLAIDMKGKDNSRTLVVASVKGTENMTFLQFWQAYEDIVKKARNNKLTADDFAGTTISLTNPGGIGTNHSVPRLQAGQGAIIGVGAMQYPAAFEGTSEKTLVDLGISKIMTLTSTYDHRIIQGAESGEFLKRIHQLLLGEDGFYDDVFTSLRLPYEPIRWVADIPDGPVDKTARVIELIDAFRMRGHLMADTDPLNYRQRSHADLDVLSHGLTLWDLEREFPVGGFSGQERMKLRDVLGVLRNSYCRTVGIEYTHILDPEERRWIQERVEVPHEKPDPAVQKYVLSKLNAAEAFETFLQTKYVGQKRFSLEGGETAIPLLDTLLDKAAEHELDEVVIGMPHRGRLNVLANIVGKPISQIFQEFEGNLDPGQAHGSGDVKYHLGAEGKYFRMFGDGETKVSLTANPSHLETVDPVLEGIVRAKQDLLDKGGEGYTVLPVLMHGDAAFAGQGVVAETLNLALLRGYRTGGTVHVIVNNQVGFTTAPEHSRSSQYATDVAKMIGSPIFHVNGDDPEAAHWVAKLAVEYRQAFHKDVVIDLICYRRRGHNEGDDPSMTQPAMYDIIDTKRSVRKTYTESLIGRGDISVDEAEAALRDFSSQLEHVFNEVRELEKRPAKASPSVEGEQQIPAKVTTAVSTEVVEKIGDAFLYTPEGFTPHPRVKPVMERRHKMSREGDADWAFGELLAFGSLALEGRLVRLSGQDSRRGTFTQRHSVYIDRKTGQEYSPLQHLAEDQGRVMIYDSALSEYAAVGFEYGYSVANSEALVMWEAQFGDFVNGAQTVIDEYISSSEAKWGQRSDVVLLLPHGHEGQGPDHTSGRIERFLSLCAEGSMTVSVPSTPANYFHLLRRHALDGIQRPLVVFTPKSMLRNKAATSAVEDFTGQSRFMSVIDDTTPDPAKVRKVLLTSGKLYWELVAERTKREADDVAIVRIEQYYPLPKRKLLAALARYTNSTQVAWVQEEPENQGAWPFFGLNLPRKFPEALSGLQVVSRRPMAAPSAGSSKVHEVEQKALIAKAFE, from the coding sequence GTGTCCAGCAGCAGCCCTGCGTCACAGTTCGGCCCCAATGAGTGGCTGGTCGAGGAAATGTACGACCAGTTCCTCGCGGACCCATCCTCAGTCGATGCCGCATGGCACGACTTCTTCGCGGATTTCAAGCCGACGCAGACGGCCCAGGCGAAGGCTGACACCGCCCGGCAGACCGCCGAGACGCAGACCCCGAGCAGCGGGAACGGCCACGTCAGCGCGCCTTCGGCCAAGGCGGTCCAGAACGCGGCTTCGGCCGCGCAGCAGACCGCCACCCCGGCGAAGGCCGCGCCAGCGCCGGCGAAGAGCGCGGCGCCCAGCGCCCCCGCGAAGCCGGCCCCCAGGCCCGCCGCGAAGGAAGCCACTCCGGTCGCGAAGGACGCGAAAGAAGAGCCGGAGTCGAAGCAGTTGCGCGGTGCCGCGGCCGCGATCGCGAAGAACATGGACGCTTCCCTGTCCGTGCCCACCGCGACCAGCGTGCGCGCCGTGCCGGCGAAGCTGATGGCGGACAACCGCATCGTCATCAACAACCACCTCAAGCGCACGCGTGGCGGCAAGATCTCCTTCACGCACCTCATCGGCTACGCCATGGTGCGGGCGCTGAAGGACTACCCGAACATGAACCGGCACTACCAGGTGATCGACGGCAAGCCGTTCTCGATCACGCCGGAGCACGTGAACTTCGGGCTCGCCATCGACATGAAGGGCAAGGACAACTCCCGCACGCTCGTCGTGGCCTCGGTGAAGGGCACCGAGAACATGACGTTCCTGCAGTTCTGGCAGGCGTACGAGGACATCGTCAAGAAGGCCCGCAACAACAAGCTGACCGCCGACGACTTCGCCGGCACCACCATCTCGCTGACCAACCCCGGCGGCATCGGCACCAACCACTCGGTGCCGCGCCTGCAGGCGGGCCAGGGCGCGATCATCGGCGTCGGCGCCATGCAGTACCCGGCGGCGTTCGAGGGCACCAGCGAGAAGACCCTGGTCGACCTCGGCATCAGCAAGATCATGACGCTGACCTCGACCTACGACCACCGCATCATCCAGGGCGCGGAGTCGGGCGAGTTCCTCAAGCGCATCCACCAGCTGCTGCTGGGCGAGGACGGCTTCTACGACGACGTCTTCACCTCGCTGCGCCTGCCGTACGAGCCGATCCGCTGGGTCGCCGACATCCCGGACGGCCCGGTCGACAAGACCGCGCGCGTGATCGAGCTGATCGACGCCTTCCGCATGCGCGGCCACCTGATGGCCGACACCGACCCGCTGAACTACCGCCAGCGCAGCCACGCCGACCTCGACGTGCTGAGCCACGGCCTGACGCTGTGGGACCTCGAGCGCGAGTTCCCGGTCGGCGGCTTCTCCGGCCAGGAGCGGATGAAGCTGCGTGACGTGCTGGGCGTGCTGCGCAACTCCTACTGCCGCACCGTCGGCATCGAGTACACGCACATCCTCGACCCCGAGGAGCGGCGCTGGATCCAGGAGCGGGTCGAGGTCCCGCACGAGAAGCCGGACCCCGCCGTGCAGAAGTACGTGCTCTCGAAGCTCAACGCCGCCGAGGCGTTCGAGACCTTCCTGCAGACCAAGTACGTCGGCCAGAAGCGGTTCTCGCTCGAAGGCGGCGAGACGGCGATCCCGCTGCTCGACACCCTGCTGGACAAGGCCGCCGAGCACGAGCTGGACGAGGTCGTCATCGGCATGCCGCACCGCGGCCGGCTGAACGTGCTGGCGAACATCGTCGGCAAGCCGATCTCGCAGATCTTCCAGGAGTTCGAGGGCAACCTCGACCCGGGCCAGGCGCACGGCTCCGGCGACGTGAAGTACCACCTCGGCGCCGAGGGCAAGTACTTCCGCATGTTCGGCGACGGTGAGACGAAGGTGTCGCTGACCGCGAACCCGTCGCACCTGGAGACCGTCGACCCGGTGCTCGAGGGCATCGTCCGCGCGAAGCAGGACCTGCTCGACAAGGGCGGCGAGGGCTACACCGTGCTGCCGGTGCTGATGCACGGCGACGCCGCCTTCGCGGGCCAGGGCGTTGTCGCGGAGACGCTGAACCTGGCGCTGCTGCGCGGTTACCGCACCGGCGGCACCGTGCACGTGATCGTCAACAACCAGGTCGGCTTCACCACCGCGCCCGAGCACTCCCGCTCGTCGCAGTACGCCACCGACGTCGCGAAGATGATCGGCTCGCCGATCTTCCACGTGAACGGCGACGACCCCGAGGCCGCGCACTGGGTGGCCAAGCTGGCCGTGGAGTACCGTCAGGCGTTCCACAAGGACGTCGTGATCGACCTGATCTGCTACCGCCGCCGCGGCCACAACGAGGGCGACGACCCTTCGATGACGCAGCCGGCGATGTACGACATCATCGACACGAAGCGCTCGGTGCGGAAGACCTACACCGAGTCGCTGATCGGGCGCGGCGACATCTCCGTCGACGAGGCCGAGGCCGCGCTGCGCGACTTCTCCAGCCAGCTGGAGCACGTCTTCAACGAGGTGCGCGAGCTGGAGAAGCGCCCGGCGAAGGCCAGCCCGTCCGTCGAGGGCGAGCAGCAGATCCCGGCCAAGGTCACCACCGCCGTCTCCACCGAGGTCGTGGAGAAGATCGGCGACGCGTTCCTCTACACCCCCGAGGGCTTCACCCCGCACCCGCGCGTCAAGCCGGTGATGGAGCGGCGCCACAAGATGTCGCGCGAGGGCGACGCCGACTGGGCCTTCGGCGAGCTGCTCGCGTTCGGCTCGCTGGCGCTGGAGGGCCGCCTGGTGCGGCTGTCCGGCCAGGACTCGCGACGCGGCACGTTCACCCAGCGGCACTCGGTGTACATCGACCGCAAGACCGGCCAGGAGTACTCGCCGCTGCAGCATCTGGCCGAGGACCAGGGCCGCGTGATGATCTACGACTCGGCGCTGTCGGAGTACGCGGCCGTCGGCTTCGAGTACGGCTACTCGGTGGCGAACTCCGAGGCGCTGGTCATGTGGGAAGCGCAGTTCGGTGACTTCGTCAACGGCGCGCAGACCGTGATCGACGAGTACATCTCCTCCAGCGAGGCCAAGTGGGGCCAGCGCTCGGACGTCGTGCTGCTGCTGCCGCACGGCCACGAGGGCCAGGGCCCGGACCACACCTCCGGCCGTATCGAGCGGTTCCTCTCGCTGTGCGCGGAGGGCTCGATGACGGTTTCGGTGCCGTCCACCCCGGCGAACTACTTCCACCTGCTGCGCCGGCACGCGCTCGACGGCATCCAGCGCCCGCTGGTCGTCTTCACGCCGAAGTCCATGCTGCGCAACAAGGCCGCGACCTCGGCGGTGGAGGACTTCACCGGCCAGAGCCGCTTCATGTCCGTCATCGACGACACCACGCCGGACCCGGCCAAGGTCCGCAAGGTGCTGCTGACCTCGGGCAAGCTGTACTGGGAGCTGGTCGCCGAGCGCACCAAGCGCGAGGCGGACGACGTCGCGATCGTCCGGATCGAGCAGTACTACCCGCTGCCGAAGCGGAAGCTGCTCGCGGCGCTGGCGCGTTACACCAACTCGACACAGGTCGCGTGGGTCCAGGAGGAGCCGGAGAACCAGGGCGCGTGGCCGTTCTTCGGCCTGAACCTGCCGCGGAAGTTCCCGGAGGCGCTGTCGGGCCTGCAGGTCGTCTCGCGACGCCCGATGGCCGCGCCGTCGGCCGGCTCGTCGAAGGTGCACGAGGTCGAGCAGAAGGCGCTGATCGCGAAGGCGTTCGAGTGA
- a CDS encoding GTP-binding protein — translation MAFVGSEPPARSALGTSAVKILIAGGFGVGKTTMVGSVSEIAPLRTEEMISEISGPKDDLSGVEQKRTTTVALDFGRITIDESLILYLFGTPGQERFWFLWDELSLGALGAVVLADTRRLDGCFAAIDFFERRQIPFILAVNNFFGEQLYTAEEVRDATDLDSETPIMLCDVRQRESSKAVLATLLEHLVARVAATPVSR, via the coding sequence ATGGCATTCGTAGGCTCTGAACCACCCGCGCGCTCCGCGCTCGGCACCTCCGCGGTGAAGATCTTGATCGCGGGCGGTTTCGGCGTCGGCAAGACCACCATGGTCGGCTCGGTGAGCGAGATCGCGCCGCTGCGCACGGAAGAGATGATCAGCGAGATCAGCGGGCCCAAGGACGATCTGTCCGGAGTGGAGCAGAAGCGCACCACCACGGTCGCGCTCGACTTCGGCCGCATCACGATCGACGAGTCGCTCATCCTCTACTTGTTCGGCACCCCGGGGCAGGAGCGGTTCTGGTTCCTGTGGGACGAGCTGTCGCTCGGCGCGCTGGGCGCCGTGGTACTCGCCGACACCCGCCGGCTGGACGGCTGCTTCGCCGCGATCGACTTCTTCGAACGGCGGCAGATCCCGTTCATCCTCGCGGTCAACAACTTCTTCGGCGAACAGCTGTACACCGCGGAGGAGGTGCGGGACGCGACCGACCTGGACAGCGAAACGCCGATCATGCTCTGCGACGTCCGCCAGCGGGAGTCGAGCAAGGCGGTGCTGGCCACGCTGCTGGAGCACCTGGTCGCCAGGGTCGCCGCCACGCCGGTCAGCCGCTGA
- a CDS encoding DUF742 domain-containing protein, whose product MTHGRESWYDEEAGPLVRPYSVTRGRTRPDRDDLNIITLVVSMERETTSLDPEYVQILRLCRTPLSIAEISAKLGLPLVVVKILVADLIEGRLLIFRSPASPLSTTTPDLKLLQAVLDGIRRL is encoded by the coding sequence ATGACACACGGCCGGGAGTCCTGGTACGACGAGGAAGCCGGACCGCTGGTACGGCCCTATTCGGTGACGCGCGGCCGTACCAGGCCCGACCGCGATGACCTCAACATCATCACCCTGGTCGTCAGCATGGAACGGGAGACCACGAGCCTCGACCCCGAGTACGTCCAGATCCTGCGGCTGTGCCGGACTCCGCTCTCGATCGCCGAGATCAGCGCGAAACTGGGATTGCCGCTCGTCGTCGTCAAGATCCTGGTCGCCGACCTGATCGAAGGCAGGCTGCTCATCTTCCGCTCCCCGGCATCGCCGTTGAGCACGACCACTCCGGACTTGAAATTACTGCAGGCGGTACTCGATGGCATTCGTAGGCTCTGA
- a CDS encoding roadblock/LC7 domain-containing protein, giving the protein MQESEPIDLNWLLDDLITRTVGAQHAVVLSTDGLCIGRSRNLNRDDGEHLAAMASAFQSLARGAGRHFDGGRVRQTVVELERLFVLVTEAGNGTCFALIAAEDADIGMVAYEMNLMAKKTDAHLVVSPRTPGSVDHV; this is encoded by the coding sequence ATGCAGGAATCCGAGCCGATCGACCTGAACTGGTTGCTCGACGACTTGATCACGCGGACGGTCGGCGCGCAGCACGCGGTGGTGCTGTCGACGGACGGCCTGTGCATCGGCCGTTCCCGCAACCTGAACCGGGACGACGGTGAGCACCTCGCCGCCATGGCGTCGGCGTTCCAGAGCCTCGCCCGGGGCGCCGGACGGCACTTCGACGGCGGCCGGGTCCGGCAGACCGTGGTCGAGCTGGAGCGCTTGTTCGTCCTGGTGACCGAGGCGGGCAACGGCACCTGTTTCGCGTTGATCGCCGCGGAGGACGCCGACATCGGCATGGTCGCCTACGAGATGAACCTGATGGCCAAGAAAACCGATGCGCATCTCGTCGTATCTCCGCGCACGCCGGGCTCTGTCGACCACGTGTGA
- a CDS encoding sensor histidine kinase, which yields MRLRSRLNSIRLQMLAIVLIPSVTLAILGVGAAGYLVDQGATAQNWATTMQATVAPGTEFTAQVEAERRLSLLHLAGDSSTTTTLPKQRDQLNTALAGLQSLAAELSKINPAALEQGNAAFAALLDKLVTIRQGVDNGQAATLDVYGYYNQLTQVIKLGLQGVAKTAPDPVTAVEESTAVQMLDIADSMSRASALAVPGATKGGLTADEYQEFAAQAGLYRTSLASLAPVLSSSVQNLYQQLTASPEWRQLQQVENVLLAHGAAPGIPPLPVTIAQWQDSAAKVNTRLLAMYSEQHHYAEGFAAQAGQATFVESLIAGAIVLLITVIAVFVATRLSTRVVRRLKRLRAETLELSEIRLPGIVDRLRDGEKIDVDAEVPPLDYGSDELGQVAEAFNKAQHTAVAAAAQEAETRDGVRSVFLNIAHRSQIVVRRQLEVLDKAERDQEDPEQLEVLFQLDHLAIRARRNAENLIILGGERPGRQWRNPVPLVEIVRSAIGETENYRRVQTGKLPELSISGAAVADLIHLLAELVENATSFSPPDSRVEVRGNIVGKGVVVEVEDQGLGMASEERERVNTTLRNPPDFRIMALSEEARLGLFVISQLATRHGISVSLVDSAYGGIRAIVLIRTALVAERPVEEDSPSTRPAPAATDSGPRHQAVVPNRRTRVMSRIAAGPESAAGAHPRENRVVATEPEAAPVWPGPGDGHQAPAAGSRAGVAQRSTQAAPGRETARKAPAAEEKPAPSAGDSRPSLPRRRRQASLAPQLAAPAESPRYQADSAGEDAVGAAERVRDRMSALQSGTRRGRGAPV from the coding sequence GTGAGGCTGCGCAGCAGGCTGAACAGTATCCGGCTGCAGATGCTCGCGATCGTGCTGATCCCCAGCGTGACACTCGCGATCCTGGGTGTCGGCGCGGCCGGCTATCTGGTCGATCAGGGGGCCACCGCGCAGAACTGGGCGACCACGATGCAGGCGACGGTGGCTCCGGGAACCGAGTTCACCGCGCAGGTCGAGGCCGAACGCAGGCTGAGCCTGCTCCATTTGGCGGGTGATTCGAGTACCACCACCACATTGCCGAAACAACGCGATCAGCTGAACACCGCGTTGGCCGGCCTGCAATCGCTGGCCGCCGAACTGAGCAAGATCAACCCCGCCGCCCTCGAACAGGGCAATGCCGCGTTCGCCGCGCTGCTCGACAAACTGGTGACGATCCGGCAGGGGGTCGACAACGGCCAGGCGGCGACACTCGACGTCTACGGCTACTACAACCAGCTGACCCAGGTGATCAAGCTGGGCCTGCAGGGCGTCGCGAAGACCGCGCCGGATCCGGTGACCGCGGTGGAGGAGTCCACCGCGGTGCAGATGCTGGACATCGCGGACAGCATGTCCCGCGCGAGCGCACTGGCCGTTCCCGGGGCCACCAAGGGCGGCCTGACCGCCGACGAGTACCAGGAGTTCGCCGCACAGGCCGGTCTCTACCGGACGTCTTTGGCTTCGCTGGCGCCGGTGCTGAGCTCCTCCGTGCAGAACCTCTACCAGCAGCTGACAGCCAGCCCCGAGTGGCGGCAGCTGCAGCAGGTGGAGAACGTGCTGCTGGCGCACGGCGCCGCGCCGGGGATCCCGCCGCTGCCGGTCACTATCGCGCAGTGGCAGGACTCGGCGGCCAAGGTGAACACCAGGCTGCTGGCGATGTACTCCGAACAGCACCACTACGCCGAGGGTTTCGCCGCGCAGGCCGGGCAGGCGACGTTCGTCGAATCGCTGATCGCGGGCGCGATCGTCCTGCTGATCACGGTGATCGCCGTGTTCGTGGCCACCCGGTTGTCCACCAGGGTGGTCCGGCGGCTCAAGCGGCTCCGGGCCGAGACGCTGGAACTCAGCGAGATCCGGCTGCCCGGGATCGTGGATCGGTTGCGCGACGGGGAAAAGATCGATGTCGACGCCGAGGTACCGCCGCTCGACTACGGCAGTGACGAACTCGGTCAGGTCGCCGAGGCGTTCAACAAGGCGCAGCACACCGCGGTGGCCGCGGCCGCGCAGGAGGCGGAGACCCGCGACGGCGTGCGGTCGGTCTTCCTGAACATCGCGCACCGCAGCCAGATCGTGGTGCGCCGCCAGCTCGAGGTGCTGGACAAGGCCGAGCGCGACCAGGAGGACCCGGAACAGCTGGAGGTCCTCTTCCAGCTCGACCACCTCGCCATCCGCGCGCGCCGCAACGCGGAGAACCTGATCATCCTCGGCGGCGAGCGTCCCGGGCGGCAGTGGCGGAATCCGGTGCCACTGGTGGAAATCGTGCGCAGTGCCATCGGCGAGACCGAGAACTACCGGCGGGTGCAGACCGGGAAACTGCCCGAGCTGTCGATCTCCGGCGCGGCGGTGGCCGACCTGATCCACTTGCTGGCGGAGCTGGTGGAAAACGCGACGTCGTTCTCCCCGCCGGATTCGCGAGTGGAGGTTCGCGGCAACATCGTCGGCAAGGGTGTGGTCGTCGAGGTCGAGGACCAGGGTCTCGGCATGGCGTCGGAGGAGCGCGAACGGGTCAACACGACGCTGCGGAACCCGCCGGACTTCCGGATCATGGCGCTGTCCGAGGAGGCGCGGCTCGGCCTGTTCGTGATCTCGCAGCTCGCCACCCGGCACGGCATCAGCGTCTCGCTCGTGGACTCCGCGTACGGCGGCATCCGTGCCATCGTGCTGATCCGGACCGCGCTCGTCGCGGAGCGTCCGGTGGAGGAGGACAGCCCGAGCACGCGACCGGCGCCGGCCGCGACGGATTCGGGGCCACGTCACCAGGCGGTCGTGCCCAACCGCCGGACCCGGGTCATGTCGCGCATCGCCGCCGGGCCCGAGTCGGCCGCGGGTGCGCACCCGCGCGAAAACCGTGTGGTGGCAACAGAACCGGAGGCCGCCCCGGTGTGGCCCGGGCCCGGCGACGGCCACCAGGCACCGGCCGCCGGCAGCAGGGCCGGCGTCGCTCAGCGGAGCACGCAGGCCGCGCCCGGCCGGGAAACGGCGCGGAAGGCGCCGGCCGCCGAGGAGAAGCCGGCACCGTCGGCCGGCGACTCGCGGCCCTCGTTGCCACGCCGGCGACGTCAGGCCAGCCTCGCGCCTCAGCTCGCGGCACCTGCGGAAAGCCCGCGGTACCAAGCGGATTCGGCCGGCGAGGACGCCGTCGGGGCCGCCGAGCGCGTGCGCGACCGGATGTCGGCACTGCAGAGCGGTACGCGGCGAGGCCGCGGGGCGCCCGTGTGA
- a CDS encoding GMC family oxidoreductase, whose translation MTRSAAQFDYVIVGAGPAGCVLANRLSADPATTVLLVEAGDQDTDPMIAMPRGFAQLLGDPATAWHYPVRPFGPAQQVEHWVRGKTLGGSSSVNGMVYNRGSAADYDELEQRGNPGWGWDEVGAAFRALEDNPLGANESRGAGGPLKLSTAQEQTDPLLEDVIAAGAELGWRRMSDLNEADGERVGYAMATIRDGVRSSAAGAFLHPVADRANLTVAVRTVVDKVVIEDGKATGVRGRQDGQPFEAVATREVVLAAGSLATPKILQLSGVGPAEVLRAAGVDVVVDSPNVGARMREHRVFTLQFRLAEDLGYNRLLATEAGQAAIGEQYQADRTGVLAAPSFDIVGFLKTRPELDRPDAQIQVAPFSVLPLEPGKPLMVEPEPGMMCIGYLLRPDSEGSVRITSADPDAPLDIDANYFATDHDRTTAVAVFRAMRRLFATEPLAKRVERETMPGPATESDQEILDAGLTMGGCGYHAIGTCAMGPDDADVVDSRLRVRGVAGLRVVDASVLPTMVSGNLNGPVSALAWRAADFLIEEG comes from the coding sequence GTGACGCGATCAGCGGCACAGTTCGACTATGTCATCGTCGGCGCCGGCCCCGCCGGCTGCGTGCTGGCCAACCGGCTCTCCGCGGACCCGGCGACCACGGTCCTGTTGGTGGAGGCGGGTGATCAGGACACCGACCCGATGATCGCCATGCCGCGGGGATTCGCCCAGCTGCTCGGGGATCCCGCCACCGCGTGGCATTACCCGGTCCGCCCGTTCGGCCCGGCACAGCAGGTCGAGCACTGGGTGCGCGGCAAGACGCTCGGCGGTTCCAGCTCGGTCAACGGGATGGTCTACAACCGGGGCAGCGCCGCCGACTACGACGAGCTGGAACAACGGGGAAACCCCGGCTGGGGCTGGGACGAGGTCGGCGCCGCTTTCCGGGCACTGGAGGACAATCCGCTGGGCGCGAACGAATCGCGCGGTGCCGGTGGGCCGCTGAAGCTTTCGACCGCGCAGGAGCAGACCGATCCGTTGCTGGAGGATGTGATCGCCGCCGGCGCCGAACTCGGCTGGCGCCGTATGAGCGACCTGAACGAGGCGGACGGGGAACGGGTCGGCTACGCCATGGCCACCATCCGCGACGGCGTGCGTTCCAGTGCTGCCGGCGCGTTCCTGCATCCCGTCGCCGACCGCGCCAACCTGACCGTCGCCGTGCGGACCGTCGTCGACAAGGTCGTCATCGAGGACGGCAAAGCGACCGGCGTACGCGGAAGGCAGGACGGGCAGCCGTTCGAGGCCGTCGCCACGCGCGAGGTCGTGCTCGCCGCCGGCAGCCTGGCCACGCCGAAGATCCTGCAGCTTTCCGGTGTCGGCCCGGCGGAGGTGCTGCGCGCCGCCGGCGTCGACGTGGTGGTGGACAGCCCGAACGTGGGCGCCAGGATGCGCGAGCACCGGGTGTTCACCCTGCAGTTCCGCCTCGCCGAAGACCTCGGCTACAACCGGCTGCTCGCCACCGAAGCCGGGCAGGCCGCGATCGGCGAGCAGTACCAGGCCGACCGGACCGGCGTGCTGGCCGCGCCGTCGTTCGACATCGTGGGATTCCTCAAGACCCGCCCCGAACTGGACCGCCCGGACGCGCAGATCCAGGTGGCCCCCTTCTCCGTGCTACCACTGGAACCCGGTAAGCCGCTGATGGTCGAGCCGGAGCCCGGCATGATGTGCATCGGCTACCTGCTCCGGCCGGACAGCGAAGGCAGCGTGCGCATCACCTCCGCGGACCCGGACGCGCCGTTGGACATCGACGCCAACTACTTCGCCACCGACCACGACCGGACCACCGCGGTGGCCGTGTTCCGCGCGATGCGCCGTCTGTTCGCCACCGAGCCGCTGGCGAAGCGGGTCGAACGCGAGACCATGCCGGGCCCCGCGACCGAGTCCGACCAGGAGATCCTGGACGCCGGCCTGACCATGGGCGGCTGCGGGTACCACGCCATCGGCACCTGCGCGATGGGCCCGGACGACGCCGATGTCGTCGACTCCCGGCTGCGCGTGCGCGGGGTGGCCGGGCTCCGCGTCGTGGACGCCTCGGTGCTGCCGACCATGGTGTCCGGCAACCTCAACGGCCCGGTCTCGGCGCTGGCCTGGCGAGCGGCCGACTTCCTCATCGAGGAGGGCTGA
- a CDS encoding cytochrome P450 yields the protein MNATPSDLDAPVREFDHHRDPAVRIDPLTAFDRFRGERTFWTPELDGFWVLTRHADIGAVLRDTDAFSSRHTSIPAAGWPRPLMPVELDPPEHGDYRALLARCINGEAGAAISAAIEAECARLVEQLAPTGGCDLVLDFARPLQNALFAALFGVPPEETDACARWAADLLQDSDPGRRADAVRDFMAYVARALDECSRGVRRGTGSGLLEELARAEVRGRPLSREEALDLAFLMGMASLDTLTNSIGFSFRHLAEHPELQRVLADPAVAGRAADELLRLHSVVSVARTARRDVDAAGVRIKAGERVLLSLNFAGRDPERYPDPATADFDRPDRATHFAFGFGAHRCLGARIATQGLHAALREWHRRVQDYSVPPGSVLLADGGAVCSLENLPLTWPVSPPR from the coding sequence ATGAACGCCACCCCCAGCGACCTCGACGCCCCGGTGCGGGAGTTCGACCACCACCGCGACCCCGCGGTGCGGATCGACCCGCTGACCGCGTTCGACCGGTTCCGCGGCGAACGGACCTTCTGGACGCCGGAACTGGACGGCTTCTGGGTGCTCACCCGGCACGCCGACATCGGTGCCGTGCTGCGTGACACGGACGCCTTCTCCAGCCGGCACACGTCGATCCCGGCGGCGGGCTGGCCCCGGCCGCTGATGCCGGTCGAGCTGGACCCGCCGGAGCACGGCGATTACCGCGCCCTGCTGGCCCGCTGCATCAACGGGGAGGCCGGGGCCGCGATCTCGGCCGCCATCGAGGCGGAGTGCGCGCGACTGGTCGAGCAGCTCGCGCCGACGGGCGGCTGCGACCTCGTGCTGGACTTCGCCCGGCCCCTGCAGAACGCGCTGTTCGCCGCCTTGTTCGGCGTGCCGCCGGAGGAGACGGACGCGTGCGCGCGCTGGGCGGCGGACCTGCTGCAGGACTCCGACCCCGGCCGGCGGGCCGACGCCGTGCGCGACTTCATGGCCTACGTCGCGCGCGCCCTTGATGAGTGCTCGCGCGGGGTTCGGCGCGGCACGGGCAGCGGGCTGCTGGAGGAACTGGCCCGCGCCGAGGTCCGCGGCCGGCCGTTGTCCCGTGAGGAAGCGCTGGACCTGGCGTTCCTGATGGGCATGGCCAGCCTGGACACGCTGACCAACTCGATCGGCTTCAGCTTCCGCCATCTGGCCGAACATCCTGAGCTGCAACGGGTTCTGGCCGATCCGGCGGTCGCGGGCCGCGCGGCGGACGAGCTGCTCCGGCTGCATTCGGTGGTCAGCGTCGCCCGTACGGCCCGGCGCGATGTCGACGCGGCCGGTGTGCGGATCAAGGCCGGCGAGCGGGTGCTGTTGTCGCTGAACTTCGCCGGGCGCGACCCGGAACGCTATCCCGATCCCGCGACCGCCGATTTCGACCGCCCCGACCGGGCGACGCATTTCGCGTTCGGGTTCGGCGCGCACCGTTGCCTCGGCGCGCGGATCGCCACCCAGGGCCTGCACGCGGCGCTGCGCGAATGGCATCGCCGCGTGCAGGACTACTCCGTGCCGCCGGGGTCGGTTCTCCTCGCCGACGGCGGTGCCGTGTGCTCGCTGGAGAACTTGCCGCTCACCTGGCCGGTCAGCCCTCCTCGATGA